The following proteins are encoded in a genomic region of Syngnathus acus chromosome 22, fSynAcu1.2, whole genome shotgun sequence:
- the atr gene encoding serine/threonine-protein kinase ATR yields the protein MLTMEGLEMSAMIPALHELASANPAEYDEAVKKPRQILCQFIDRILTDVDAVSLGLNKKSTSEPACVMLLDFVQHIIKSSSLMFTNPACQPADYPDATQRCTDFSKWVSLRLLRVAAAPDCGAIHEHVRAVLCSLLHSLLVRAPFIFARLAHDLILLSADLGGILRAHVASRSTSLWPADLQSFAATSPFANLSPSPLVLASPSALESLAAVTLHIVTDVARGILSPWDLRMSWEAACSILGHGNTRLRTIAMVMLRRLVEVGGFPEELGHQFFTAFLHVLKIAGGEYEGELLGLTRCVFGRGVARLEDMYLTQVFDCVCTHAEAQGSNTRTPEASRPLGTEVTQSLCHALDWALSMAACYENAALLQMRRVVEVCRTLACTVGTETQAECAEGFLKAALKAEIATLVLQTEDEPAPAKKVFKAAHGTPKLSPHTEVAVRDDSQVWAVLSHRLEELLAFDSDAEEPESDNRLVALQGVALILRLAAVCSSPTRQPPLLWVSTKNLGRTLRNCQSVLEDGAEPVTNQKYYESAVQITVRILDCVLYLTACSQGEDMLQRRVCALLTLPWVSAHKLASPFTNSGLPSWVLTLAQKLHFCFSSEVQAQCVSLVARLRGGVCVAWRAFVFSAALRGHDEALKVAAVRALPLLLRHVEASRHDLITTTALYPRLEDGSENLLRELAGIVGHLSCVQSGLSLLRDNGDHPEELVCLGLFLTTEHPGGAAPTLTASFVKPFLPLLGPQAPSSVKQAFLHALPHLCQHVCLADGSDDSQELLSALVRLIVDSDQGVRIAFSQSVRFLLSDPSADDGPLSELLTVRLKEAFNNAKANNDDKLRQTLILTTGEIGRASQGSLVSFSLLHLLHCLLSKSSPVSVGAYTQIRLLAATKGIELQTLFNQHKNPICQFLVESLHSRHSSALSSMPHQSSESAHQRELVLDILAQIAHAFDFPDLHLFLSRTLQVLLPYLAAKSSTTGSALIRTLANELKANRREILINNFKYIFSHLVCSCTKEELERAFHYLQSETEIELGSLLRQDFQGLHNELLLCLGEHYQQVFNGLAILASFASNDDPYQGPRDITTQEQMVEYLQPKLLGILAFFNMQLLSSSVGEKSRKKLALTSVMALMRLMGPKHISSVRVKMMTTLRAGLRYREDFPLLCCQTWECFVRSVEPAHLGPLLSHVIVALLPLTLLQPKETAAIIRFLILDNREEVNDYLHEIYFLPDHPELKDIHTVLQNDKKLTASNSDLASALQLSMRAVQHENVDVRIHALTSLRDMMHSNQEWLSRQVCASESVEPVISSLVSVLLKGCQDSSPEARLLCGECLGELGAVDPGRLDLSPLHIHGDRNTFVSGVDHPNFAYELLTELTRAFLAYADNVRAQDSAAYAIQELLAIFECHEGRQDSPGRRLWRRFPEHVKEILEPHLNSRYKSSQKEVNWADLKKPVYLSNQGGKFSDWAAAWAAYLISKVRHKLASRVFTCCSFIIKYDDKVTIYLLPHVLLYMLLGCRSAEQEEVTEEMLTVLTESEERVREAASSRWQLSTQTVFSMLSHLTQWSRRILHVEPGAKSTNVKSESSDYERVVAFLKGIPQDVMAKAALRSKAYTRALMHFEAYILEDKENIQDHLTFLQTLYAAMHEPDGLRGVDALRREEPSLREQILEHESIGLLQDATACYDHAIQLQSDQIGHYHGVLTSRLGLGQLSTVITQVNGILADKQQWTSELNAYRVEAAWKLGKWDLLEDYLSSDLQSSTWGVRLGQLLLAAEQQDGAAFSEKLKLVRKEQVIPLSAASYECGSYQRGYEYIVRLHMLSELEHTFTELQRLEAGSSPGLRQLPSHWSDRLEMTQKSFRAKEPILALRRALLSLQSKPTSQKLVGECWLQSARVARKAGHHQTAFNALLNAENTHLTELLTEKAKWLWSKGDVHQALMVLQKGVAQCFPNEEPPSDPHDLQSKGRAMLLVGRFMEETANFESNAVMKTYKDVTNLLPEWEDGNFYLAKYYDKVMPMVTDNKMERQGNLIRYIVNYFGKALQFGNQYIYQAMPRMLSLWLDFGAKVCECEKAGRADRQMRQELSKINATMSEHCTNLAPYQFLTAFSQLISRVCHSNDDVFAVLTTIVAKVFLAYPQQAMWLMTAVSKSSYPTRMHRCNQILKKAISLKPSLEKFVSDANRLTDKLVELCNKPVNHDSMKLSMSSHFRHLKRLVEEPTFSQILIPLQSVLIPTLPDTGGANTAHDAFPGHWAYLDGFEDQVEILPSLQKPKKISLKGSDGRCYTMMCKPKDDLRKDCRLMEFNCLINKCLRKDAESRRRELHIRTYAVIPLNEECGIIEWVNNTAGLRHILTRLYKERGVYLSGKELKKMILPKNTPLEEKLRMHKEVLCARHPPVFYEWFLRTFPDPTSWYSSRSAYCRSTAVMSMVGYILGLGDRHGENILFDSFTGDCVHVDFNCLFNKGETFDVPEVVPFRLTQNMVHAMGPMGIEGLFRQACEVTLKLMRDQREPLMSVLKTFLHDPLVEWSKQGRGLCKTQANEMGEIVNEKAKTHVCDIEQRLQGVIKSRNKVLGLPLSIEGHVHYLIQEATDDKLLCLMYVGWGPYL from the exons ATGTTAACCATGGAAGGGCTGGAGATGTCTGCTATGATCCCGGCTCTTCATGAGCTTGCCAG cGCCAACCCAGCGGAATACGATGAAGCTGTAAAGAAACCTCGACAAATCCTATGTCAATTCATTGACAGGATCCTAACTGACGTGGACGCAG TGTCTCTTGGGCTGAATAAAAAGTCCACCTCGGAGCCAGCCTGTGTCATGCTGCTGGATTTCGTACAGCACATCATCAAGTCATCGTCACTCATGTTTACCAACCCTGCCTGCCAGCCTGCAGACTACCCGGATGCCACGCAACGCTGTACTG ACTTCAGCAAGTGGGTGTCGCTGCGACTGCTGCGCGTGGCCGCCGCCCCGGACTGCGGCGCCATCCACGAGCATGTGCGCGCCGTCCTCTGCTCCCTGCTGCACTCCCTGCTCGTCCGGGCGCCGTTCATCTTCGCCCGCCTAGCCCACGATCTCATTCTTCTATCGGCCGACCTGGGCGGCATCCTACGCGCTCACGTCGCCTCCCGCTCGACCAGTCTTTGGCCCGCCGACCTCCAATCCTTCGCCGCCACCTCGCCATTCGCCAACCTCAGCCCTTCGCCCCTCGTTCTCGCCTCCCCGTCGGCGCTGGAGTCGCTCGCCGCGGTGACGCTGCACATTGTCACCGACGTCGCCAGGGGGATACTCTCCCCCTGGGACCTGAGAATGTCCTGGGAAGCCGCCTGCTCCATCCTGGGCCACGGTAACACTCGGCTGAGGACGATCGCCATGGTGATGCTGAGGCGGCTGGTGGAGGTGGGGGGCTTCCCAGAAGAGCTGGGACACCAGTTCTTCACCGCCTTCCTCCACGTGTTGAAGATCGCTGGAGGCGAGTATGAGGGGGAGCTGCTCGGCCTGACCCGGTGCGTGTTTGGCCGAGGTGTCGCCCGACTGGAGGACATGTACCTGACACAGGTGTTTGACTGCGTCTGCACCCATGCAGAGGCTCAGGGGTCCAACacaa GAACCCCGGAAGCCAGCAGGCCTTTGGGGACAGAGGTAACCCAGTCTCTGTGTCACGCCTTGGACTGGGCGCTGTCGATGGCCGCCTGCTATGAGAACGCCGCCCTGCTGCAGATGAGGCGAGTGGTGGAGGTCTGCAGGACGCTGGCGTGCACTGTGGGAACTGAAACACAAGCTGAA TGCGCGGAGGGTTTCCTGAAGGCCGCACTCAAAGCGGAGATTGCCACGCTGGTGCTGCAAACCGAGGACGAGCCCGCGCCAGCCAAGAAAGTCTTCAAAGCGGCCCACGGGACGCCGAAATTGTCACCGCACAC CGAAGTGGCCGTACGTGATGACAGCCAAGTCTGGGCCGTGCTCAGCCACCGCTTGGAGGAGCTCTTGGCATTCGACTCCGACGCTGAAGAACCCGAGAGCGACAACAGGCTTGTCGCACTTCAAGGCGTCGCGCTCATCCTCCGACTGGCCGCCGTTTGCTCCTCGCCCACCAG GCAGCCTCCTCTTCTCTGGGTGTCCACTAAGAATCTTGGTAGGACATTGCGGAACTGTCAATCAGTGCTCGAGGACGGGGCTGAACCCGTCACCAACCAGAAGTACTACGAGTCCGCTGTCCAGATTACTGTGAGAATTCTTGACTGTGTGCTCTACCTGACCG CGTGCAGCCAAGGCGAGGATATGCTCCAGcggcgtgtgtgcgcgctccTGACGCTCCCCTGGGTGTCAGCTCACAAGTTGGCCTCGCCCTTCACAAATTCGGGCTTGCCCTCCTGGGTCTTGACCTTGGCTCAAAAGCTCCACTTTTGCTTCT CGAGCGAGGTTCAGGCGCAGTGTGTGTCTCTGGTGGCACGCCTGCGCGGCGGGGTGTGCGTGGCCTGGCGTGCGTTTGTATTCTCTGCGGCCCTGCGAGGTCACGACGAGGCCTTGAAAGTGGCGGCGGTCCGAGCCCTCCCGCTTCTTCTTCGCCATGTGGAAGCCTCTCGCCACGACCTCATCACCACCACCGCTTTATA TCCCAGGCTGGAGGACGGTTCGGAGAATTTGCTCAGAGAGCTGGCCGGCATCGTGGGCCATCTGAGCTGCGTCCAATCGGGGCTCTCGCTGCTCAGAGACAACGGCGATCATCCGGAAGAGCTGGTGTGCCTCGGCCTCTTCCTGACCACGGAACACCCCGGCGGCGCAGCCCCGACCCTGACGGCCTCCTTCGTCAAACCTTTTCTGCCTCTGCTCGGACCGCAGGCCCCAAGTAGCGTCAAACAAG CGTTTCTGCATGCACTACCTCACCTCTGCCAACACGTGTGTCTGGCTGACGGCAGCGACGACTCCCAGGAGCTTCTCTCCGCTCTCGTCCGTCTCATCGTGGATTCCGATCAGGGTGTCAGAATAGCCTTTAGCCAATCGGTGCGCTTCCTGCTATCGGACCCTTCCGCTGACGACGGTCCTTTGAGCGAG CTGCTTACTGTTCGGCTCAAAGAGGCCTTCAACAACGCCAAAGCCAACAATGACGACAAACTGCGTCAGACTCTCATCCTCACCACCGGAGAGATCGGCAG AGCCTCTCAAGGCAGCTTGGTGTCCTTCTCCCTGCTTCATCTGCTCCACTGTCTACTGTCCAAGTCGTCGCCCGTGTCTGTGGGAGCCTACACTCAGATCAGATTGCTGGCGGCCACCAAAGGAATCGAGCTGCAAACGCTCTTCAATCAGCACAAGAATCCCATTTGTCAG TTCCTGGTGGAGTCGCTGCACTCGCGTCACTCCTCGGCTCTGAGCAGCATGCCCCACCAGAGCAGCGAGTCGGCCCATCAGAGGGAGCTGGTGCTTGACATCCTGGCTCAGATCGCGCACGCCTTCGACTTCCCTGACCTCCACCTCTTCCTCTCT CGGACGCTTCAGGTGCTTTTGCCCTACCTGGCCGCCAAGTCCAGCACCACAGGCTCCGCCCTCATCCGCACGCTGGCCAATGAGCTGAAGGCCAACCGACGGGAGATCCTGATCAACAACTTCAAGTACATCTTCAGCCACCTGGTCTGCTCCTGCACCAAAGAGGAGCTGGAACGGGCCTTCCACTACCTGCag AGCGAGACGGAGATCGAACTGGGTTCACTTCTGCGCCAAGACTTCCAAGGCCTTCACAACGAGCTCCTGCTTTGCTTGGGTGAGCACTACCAGCAGGTCTTCAACGGTCTGGCCATCTTGGCCTCCTTCGCCTCCAACGACGACCCCTACCAGGGTCCCCGCGACATCACCACCCAGGAGCAAATG GTGGAGTATCTGCAACCTAAGCTCCTGGGGATTCTTGCATTCTTCAACATGCAACTGCTCAGCTCCAGCGTGGGAGAGAAGAGCAGGAAGAAGCTG gcgCTGACCAGCGTGATGGCTCTGATGCGACTGATGGGCCCCAAACACATCAGCTCAGTGCGGGTGAAGATGATGACCACCCTGCGCGCAGGCCTCCGCTACAGAGAAGACTTTCCTCTTCTCTGCTGCCA AACATGGGAGTGTTTTGTTCGAAGCGTGGAGCCGGCGCATCTGGGCCCCCTGCTGAGTCACGTGATCGTGGCCCTCCTGCCGCTCACCCTGCTGCAGCCCAAAGAGACCGCCGCAATCATCCGCTTCCTCATACTGGACAACAG GGAAGAAGTCAACGACTACCTCCATGAGATTTACTTCCTGCCGGACCATCCTGAGCTCAAAGACATCCATACTGTCCTGCAGAACGACAAGAAG TTGACAGCCAGCAACAGCGACCTGGCGTCTGCGCTGCAGCTTTCCATGAGAGCCGTTCAGCACGAGAACGTGGACGTCCGCATCCATGCGCTGACCAGCCTCAGAGACATGATGCACAGCAACCAG GAGTGGCTGTCGAGGCAAGTGTGCGCCAGTGAGTCGGTGGAGCCGGTCATCTCCAGCCTGGTGTCGGTGCTGCTCAAGGGCTGCCAGGACTCGTCGCCCGAAGCCCGCCTCCTGTGTGGCGAGTGTCTCGGCGAGCTGGGCGCCGTAGACCCGGGTCGCTTGGACCTGTCGCCGTTGCACATTCACGGTGACCGCAACACCTTTGTG AGCGGCGTGGACCACCCCAACTTCGCTTACGAACTGCTGACCGAACTGACCCGAGCTTTTCTGGCTTACGCCGACAACGTCCGAGCGCAGGACTCTGCAGCTTACGCCATCCAG GAGCTGCTCGCCATCTTCGAGTGCCACGAGGGTCGTCAGGATTCGCCCGGACGCCGACTGTGGAGGCGATTCCCGGAGCACGTCAAGGAAATACTGGAGCCTCACCTCAACAGCAG GTACAAGAGCAGCCAGAAGGAGGTCAACTGGGCCGACCTGAAGAAGCCCGTCTACCTCAGCAATCAGGGTGGCAAGTTTTCTGATTGGGCCGCCGCCTGGGCCGCCTATCTCATCAGCAAA gtgcgACACAAATTGGCCAGCCGGGTGTTCACCTGCTGCAGTTTCATCATCAAGTACGATGACAAGGTGACCATCTACCTGCTGCCTCATGTGCTGCTCTACATGCTGCTGGGCTGCAGGTCGGCCGAGCAGGAGGAG GTGACAGAGGAGATGCTGACGGTGCTGACGGAGAGCGAGGAGCGCGTCCGGGAGGCGGCCTCCAGCCGTTGGCAGCTCAGCACTCAGACGGTGTTCAGCATGCTGTCGCACCTCACCCAGTGGAGCCGCCGCATCCTCCACGTCGAGCCCGGCGCCAAGAGTACCAATGTCAAAT CCGAGAGCAGCGACTACGAGCGCGTGGTGGCCTTCCTCAAGGGCATCCCGCAGGATGTGATGGCCAAGGCGGCGTTGCGCTCCAAGGCCTACACGCGCGCCCTCATGCACTTTGAAGCTTACATCCTGGAGGACAAAGAGAACATTCAGGACCACCTCACCTTCCTGCAG ACGTTGTACGCCGCCATGCACGAGCCGGACGGCTTGAGAGGGGTGGACGCCCTGAGGCGGGAGGAGCCGTCGCTACGGGAACAGATCCTGGAGCACGAGAGCATCGGCCTGCTGCAGGATGCCACCGCATGCTACGACCACGCCATTCAGCTCCAGTCTGACCAG ATCGGCCACTATCACGGCGTCTTGACGTCTCGCTTGGGCCTAGGCCAGCTGTCCACGGTCATCACACAGGTTAATGGAATCCTGGCCGACAA GCAGCAGTGGACCTCGGAGTTGAACGCCTACAGAGTGGAGGCTGCCTGGAAGCTGGGCAAATGGGACCTGCTGGAGGACTATTTGAGTTCag ACCTCCAATCCAGCACTTGGGGAGTACGACTCGGTCAGCTGCTGCTGGCAGCCGAGCAGCAAGATGGCGCCGCCTTCTCCGAGAAGCTGAAGCTGGTCCGGAAGGAGCAGGTGATCCCGTTGTCGGCCGCCAGCTACGAGTGCGGCTCGTACCAGAGAGGATACGAGTACATCGTCAG GTTGCACATGCTGAGCGAGTTGGAGCACACCTTCACGGAGCTACAGAGGCTAGAAGCAGGCTCCTCCCCCGGCCTCAGACAGCTGCCCTCCCACTGGTCGGATCGGCTGGAGATGACCCAGAAATCGTTTCGGGCCAAAGAGCCCATCCTCGCCCTACGCCGTGCCCTGCTGAGCCTGcagtcaaa GCCTACGAGCCAGAAGCTGGTGGGCGAGTGCTGGCTCCAGAGCGCCCGGGTGGCCAGGAAGGCCGGACATCACCAGACGGCCTTCAACGCGCTCCTCAACGCAGAGAACACGCACTTGACCGAGCTGCTCACAGAGAAGGCCAAGTGGCTTTGGTCCAAG GGCGACGTCCACCAGGCGCTGATGGTGCTACAAAAGGGCGTGGCCCAGTGCTTCCCGAACGAGGAGCCCCCGTCGGACCCTCACGACCTGCAGAGCAAAGGCCGAGCCATGCTGCTGGTGGGCCGCTTCATGGAGGAGACGGCCAACTTTGAGTCCAACGCCGTCATGAAGACATACAAG GACGTGACGAACCTTCTGCCTGAGTGGGAGGACGGCAACTTCTACCTGGCCAAGTACTATGACAAAGTCATGCCCATGGTGACTGACAACAAGATGGAGAGGCAAGGGAACCTCATCAGATACATCGTCAACTACTTTGGAAA ggcGCTGCAGTTTGGGAATCAGTACATCTACCAGGCTATGCCCCGCATGCTCTCGCTTTGGCTGGACTTTGGAGCCAAAGTGTGCGAGTGCGagaaag cTGGCCGAGCCGACAGGCAGATGCGTCAGGAGCTGTCCAAGATCAACGCCACGATGAGCGAGCACTGCACCAACCTGGCTCCCTACCAGTTCCTCACCGCCTTCTCGCAGCTCATCTCCCGTGTGTGCCACTCCAACGACGACGTCTTCGCCGTCCTCACGACCATCGTGGCCAAAGTCTTCTTGGCCTACCCGCAGCAGGCCATGTGGCTCATGACGGCCGTGTCCAAG TCTTCCTATCCCACCCGCATGCACCGCTGCAATCAGATTCTAAAGAAAGCCATCAGCCTCAAGCCATCTCTGGAAAAGTTTGTCAGCGACGCCAACAGGCTCACCGACAAGCTGGTGGAACTCTGCAACAAGCCG GTGAATCATGACTCGATGAAACTGAGCATGAGCAGCCACTTCAGGCATCTGAAGCGTCTGGTGGAGGAGCCCACCTTCAGCCAGATCCTCATCCCGCTGCAGTCCGTGCTCATCCCCACGCTGCCCGATACCGGCGGAGCCAACACCGCCCACGACGCCTTCCCGGGACATTGGGCCTACCTGGACGGCTTTGAAGACCAG GTGGAGATCCTGCCCTCCTTGCAGAAGCCTAAGAAGATCAGCCTGAAGGGTTCAGACGGGCGCTGCTACACCATGATGTGCAAGCCCAAAGACGACCTGAGGAAGGACTGCAGGCTCATGGAGTTCAACTGCCTCATTAACAAG TGCTTGCGCAAAGACGCCGAGTCGCGGCGCCGGGAGCTGCACATCCGCACCTACGCCGTCATCCCTCTCAACGAGGAGTGCGGCATCATCGAGTGGGTCAACAACACGGCGGGGCTGCGCCACATTCTCACCAGGCTGTACAAGGAGAGAG GCGTCTACTTGTCGGGCAAGGAGTTGAAGAAGATGATC